One Styela clava chromosome 4, kaStyClav1.hap1.2, whole genome shotgun sequence genomic window, ATATCACTATTCAAAATTCGAGGGTGGCGGTAATAGGGTCACTGACGTTCATTAGTGGTGGTAGCCTAAAAGTCTCGTTgcgagcagcgcattgggcacacaattttattaataggataggatttaatttatcccaggggagaggaaagccgataagacggcttatccatatagcaaaccacggcctctcgtccggttaccattccaagtcggggcgcggcggcggtgtggctcaacgggctaagcgttaggaatacgctcgccaccgcacctctaattactctgcgtgggttcgcaggttcgaatcccatgcagggatggttatgtgcgagaggattgctggactcctcgccgtcgttgggtggttcacgtaaccgctggtcgattacggcttcctccaccaccaagtccatgcttccgaaaaaaaaaaaagaatacagtaaaaaactaatcccatacccgacttggaatggtaaccggacgagaggccgtggttcgccatatggataagccgtcttatcggctttcctctcccccgggataaatatgtaaatcctatgtACCTATGTATGGGATTAGCTAGTTATACTGTATTGTTCGTTTTCGGAAGCATCGGACTTAGTGGTggatgaagccgtaaccgaccagcggttacgtgaaccacccaacgacggcgaggagtccagcaatcctctcgcacatgaccatccctgcatgggaatcgaacctgcgaacccacgcagagtaattagaggtgcggtggcgagcgtattcctaacgcttaacccgttgagccacaccgccgcgcccaGCCACACCGCCGCCACGTAATACAGTGATATGCTATCATTCCCACCTCTTACTGCCTTATCTGACAAAGCTAGAATTACCAGATTCGCTTTTCTGCTTTTATATGATGGATTGCATAATAGatcaagtgcagttttaagtattctgtggcgcctgcagctgccgcaaaaccatggcggtatttccgctacggccaaacctatggcgacttaCTTTccagctgccacaaaccaatgacgatTGCCTAATAAGCTGATCTCACGAAACTCATTTGCAGATGTAGATAGTGTGTGTGTCTCTCTCTGTTActgcggcagcaaattgaaaaccaatggcaggtgaaattttgctgccgtaaccgcggcaggtgggccgtagaGACAAGCCCTGTCctttatggtgacaaatattgggtaagctggaacgtttttcttatggatacatttttgatggatttggggttaggattagggtttaagtagatataattctgcaagatcaattaaaatctggtacattcatttgtgaatatactgattactgaatagcgctataaaaccatggcaagagctgccgcggttcgttcgtggcagcagctgccatgaagtggtaagaactgcgcctctaaTAGATGGTACTTCATCATGACCATGACAGCATCATCAATAGGTAATGAGTACTTGCTTACCCGAGTGATATTTACGATCATACTTTCTGACAGTCTGATGTCGAATCTCAGTCACCATGATTTCTCGTCTATTAGTTTTTAAGGTTCGACCACATGACTTCAttaatttcaactttttcagCCTATGAAAATTTTTCTCGACTTCTTTATTTATCCTCAGTCCCTGATGATCTTCGTTGTTCTCGCAAATTGGCCAATCAGTTGTAATGTTATTAATGAACTAAAATCTCTCTAGGACCAgagccgtggttcgtcatatgattaatccTGTAATCCGGtgacaaatatgaaaatcgaaTTTGTGTTGTACTTTGCTACTCTAAAACCAGAATTTCTTCTTATATTGCATTCATGATACTTCCTAAGTAACATGAGctctttatatttatatttgattatattaccGATTTGATTACTATTATTAAATGTTCATATTCAAAGTGTTGCAAATCGTATTGCAAAATGTTacattctttattttctatttcataGAGCTAATATGCCAAGCTAATAGCTCTTTTCCATCAACCCTTATTCTGTTAATCTTTGATAAATTTATCCAACTATTGCAAATTACTGCAAAAATTTGCCTGAATGCCCTGGACCAGTTGTGTGCGAAAACACTTCTAtttaataggataggatttacataattaaTTCGGGATAGAGGAAAttagaggtgcgatggcgagagtattcctaacgcttagcacgatgagccacaccgccgcgccaaatgTTTATATTCAGTGTCCAAATCATTTTGCATAGTGGTATGAAATGTTGCATCCTATTTGTTCCTATATTAAGCCAACCCTTTTGCCAACTGTGCTGTTTTTTCATTCTCTTGATTGATATTTCAATATAGATTTTAATGATTAGCCTATATcgaatttcaaataatatatttatgccAAGTTTACAACTTACTTTAACATTTGCATGAATGGCCTTGACCGAAGAAATGAGTATCGTGTAAACATGATTTATCCGTTATTCTGATTATATTTCACCAGTAGGCTATTTAGCAGAATAGAAGACATCCCACGTTTGCATGTTCAAAATCCAGCATGTTCTGTTTTAAATTCCACCCAAATATTTGGTATCTTTGAATACTCGCGGACCAACCTATTTCGTTTcgatcatttttatatttttgcatagTTTTCGCGTTACAAATTCAATTTGTGGCAGATTCAATTAGAACGACATATATACCATAGGTTCGCTTTCCTATTAGAAAATAGTAAAgacatgtaaatattgtatactGTAAACAAACATGAGAGGAATTGATATAGTAACACCGAACCTGTTACTTTTATGCTCATTTGATTGAACTGGGTGGCAACTTACTCTGAAGAGGTTGTATTGTTGCCTCCCAGTCATGTACCGCAGGCATCTGTTTGTTTGATGTTTATATATGTATTCATAcattgttttattggtttgacaaaatgaaataaactttttctcttttcgcgaaatcgccccttTCGGTCGATATCGCTCACTTTGAGAATCACTAATCTAGTATGCGTATGTTGATAAACGGAATTATGTTTTCCACGGAGGGATCATGTTCGCCTCCACCTCCGCGAGGACAAACGGGTATTATGACGTCCGTTTTCTGGTACCATAACgtaatattataattttgaGCTTCGTAAAGTTTTTTGAGTTCAAGTTATTATACTTGAAACCACAATTAAATAGACTACACAGATTTTATCTGTGATTATTACTTGTTTTcgatatttattattcatacTATCTCGACTAATTTGACTGGTTTCGCTACCAAAATTTCATTATTAACATACAGACATATGATATATTAATATGCGAATATGGAGAAAATATCAATGGAATATTAGTGTATTTTCCCATTGTGTAAAATACAAAGTGCGACATCAGAATGTCTAATATTCTGCATACGTAATTCTACGTATTAGATCAAAAGCATAGATAAAGAGTTATTTGTTAGCCAACGAGATTTCTTAGCGAACATCGAAAGCAATGAAAACGGAAAGAaattaatgaatattgaaaaatgaagaTCACAAAAATCAACTTGAATTAGAAACCCTGCTGACAAGACTTCTATTGAtgcaaaagaaaataatataaaaactcGCAGCCATGGGTGTGCAGTCTGGGAGAGTTGCCGAAAATTTGACCTTTGCTACAAATTGAGGAGATTTTGACTAGTTAGAACTCAGAGAAAAACACTTTGATGCATTATGTGGGCTCCTGAGCACATGCAGCAATTCAAAGTACAAGTCTTGTTTAATTAGCTATGCAAGAATGAAAATATCAcacataaaaaataacaatagcAACAAGTCCAATACAGACTCACTCAACACAAGACtgctaatatatattattagataAAGTGACCGACCCGTATAAAATGAAGACTTGGACCGTTGGACGGTTAGCATTTCACCATATATCGATGACATAATGTGAGGAGTTAATCACACAAAGTTGTGAAGGTTTTTGAAAAGAAACAGAAACTGCTGGGATTTTGGCAAATGAAAAATAGGTTGAACAAAATTAATGAATCCATtgtacaaaattagttactgtAAATCAATCTCAAGAAAACTTTATAATGTATGTTAATGAATAGGTATTTTGAAGtgatctaaaaataaataaataaatctattcaTCAACTCAAGGTAAATATACCGTAGTTAATAAAACGATATTTCTTAACCACATAATTGAATAAAgatcaaaaaatttgtttttggttATTTTGAGGTATTACTGCTACATTTCATTAAACATAATTCGAATTGGAACTAAAATGTGgatataaaaaaatgttcataACATAATTTGTGATCTAAAAATATTGCAAACAATATTTACCTGTCAGAATGGTAAATCACAGAattgaaacatatatatatatatatattataatataaatgtaatcaATGCATTTACGAAACTCTGGAACAAAGCTAGTGTAGGCAGGATAACCACAGGCACTTTGATATTTAATTTTGCCAAGTAATTCGATCCCTGGCTGATACTCTTCTTCACCCATCGCAAACCAATCCGAATGATTTGAAGGCACTTTTCCATCTGTCATTAGCTGTACAGCAGCGGAGTATGGGTCGCTATTATAATCACCTGCAACTATCCGGGCAAGTAACTTATTAGCTAAGTTAGTATCACTAATCATACAACGTTGTATGAAATGCTCCATTTCCCGTACTACGAGTTGCGACTGTATTGCTCTTATGTGCCCTCCTCTGTCGTCCCAAAAGAGATGGACATTGATGACAACAAGCAATTCATTAGCAGTAGTTTCCAGTAGCATCATTGACAAAGAAGTTCCTCGAGAAATTACAGTCTCCAACAATTTTTCGTtacatttgattttattataCAAATCAGAATTGCGCTCAGATCTTAGTGCATCGCTCAATACTATTTGTTCGAAAACAATTAGTGTCAAACTGCAATTGCGGTAAAACGTTGCGCAGCCTTCAGGGATATCCGATTTTCTAACGAATGTACCCGAATATCCATGTTTTGATAGTTCGGGCAGAAACAGAGACCTGTAAGCATTCTCGTCAACCTCTTGAAGACATAAGATATCAGCATTGTATTCAGCTAACTGGCTGAGAACAAGTTTCCTTCTGTAACCAGATTTAAGAAATTTTTCAGGACAATAAGGATAATTAAATGAACGACCAACATCGGTCCACGCATGAAACTCGGCAAGTATGTTATAACAGAGAACGCGGAACTTGCTTCGGTCAATTCTTGCGTCTGCCATTCTGCGACTTccagttttatttattcttcatTCTGTATGATTATTTACTTGCTCATATCATCGATCTATTGTCATACAAGTAGCCTACATGAATAGACTATTCATGGTGTATGATGTTTTCAATAAGATGGATGATATAACTACAAATCATCATTATCATCAATCTTTGATTTGATGACCCCGTTTCTACCAAATAAGATGTTAGAAAATAAAGAATCAACACATATATCTCGTCATAAAAGCCAGACAACTTGCACCAAActatattttcagtaaatttattCTGCATTTAAAATCGGAAACTCAGATTGAAACTGTCTTGATTCGCAATTTGTTAAAATTACCGATATGTTCAGCAATgttgatttttctgttgcgcaaaatagtCAGTCCATGGCCGATACGAGTATTAACAAGGATTTGCTATATTAATTTAATCACAACGTAACTCTCTGTTGCTCCTACTTATGGTATAAAAAAGTATATATGGTATactacccgattataattaGAATTGATTCGCATTTTTGCGGTATTagtaatttgttaaatttgagtCGCTCACTCAAGACTATTTTCAAGACATTATCGTTAGCAAAATCCAAAGGCAGACAATAAAAGTTTACATTATTACATTGATTAGTTTTATATCAGCATCGCAATAAGGAAAGAAGTCGTTTGCGACTCGGCTGTTCTGCACTACTGTgcagggttgccagatcccaATCAGATCAAAACacaaaaaagccaacaattttgccAATAACAAAACCCACATGGTTTGTCAGATTTGAAACCCTTGGCATAATAGTGGATTTGCACAGTTTGCAATAGGCTGATTCGGACCATCAGTTGATGCGGTGAGTGACACCAAATGCCTTTACTTATTGAATGTTATAGTTTCGGTTGCTAtcatgtatgtatatatatgtttctACTTGAACTTATATATACAACATATATACCTCAGAAAATTTTCCCTATACTTTAATATtgggaaaattttttatttttttttgctttttctgAGATTGTTTTGGAGTGTTGGCGAttataaactggtttacatgtttgaaaccatcaattttactaaaattATCCAACCACGTGCCTCTTACAAGTAGTCCACTGATAGCTAATTTCAGCCTAGTTAATCACATGGTGAACAAACTGAAGTTTCTCAGAAGGCATAATGATATTTGGGCCATTCAATTTTGTTTggaaacaaaactaaaaactgaagaataacacgcaaaactataaaacgTGGCCTgtttgaacatctgtctgagcggctgcaaaAACTGTAATTGTGACTGACTTATTTCTGATTGGTTATGGTTAaggtaataaacaaggaaatcgatgctcgggaaaaTCTAAATGTTGAGTAGCTGAGCAATagctaaatattgtattttatatgattttgatattagacactagaatagacacggaaaagccaaacggaaattcccCCCCCATCGggttttaaaaaagtcaaaattcttgaatttgaaaaagccaatatggcaaccctgctaTTGTGAAGCTAGTACCACGGTAAACTTTGTGTGCGACCCAGCTAAATCCTCCAAATTCTCGATATTAAAATTTTCGATGCGAATATATCATCCCTGACAAAGAAAACACATTTATATTTAGCACAGAAAATACGGGGAAAAACGgtggatttaaaaatgatattaaaaagtggcttcccttaaaataagacctagtcgataacgcaaaacttttttgacctagtcgatagcatgAAATGTTTTCTACTCGTTTTAATAATCTATGTACAAtctattatttcaaataaaaacgtgttattaataagtaaatggatatcgggttttgtatatttgaaaatctcgtagaTCTCCAGTTTGTAATTTTgcttttgataaataaaaattaaagacaTCCACTTAAAATAACCCCTACTgttcttttcaaaaaaaaaaaaaagattgaaataatAAACTGTGTTATTTTCGGGGAAGCACGGGATTTCCCTTACCATAAacataaaatgtcaaaattcaaATAATGTCAACACTGTTTCCGCACAAACAAGAAAAGATTTTATTAGTGAAAATATATCAGATACATAAAATGTACTAACAGAATTTGTTATTGGGAACGAATTATTTTCTTCATAAACCTCGCTATAAACATATTACAAgaaatttaacattttcaaaCCCCGGCAGCATGTCTTTCTGATTACAAAGAGCGaacttttattattgaaaattattgcagtatatacaCTGTACATCATGCAATTTTAGTATTTATGTGTTTATCTGTGACTGAAAATGTCTTAAAAACATGCAATTTCATAACAATCAAACTTCAACATCATGTCTTTCCGATTATTCCCAACAGCCCAAATTTTATGATGTACCACATATGTACTATTTTATCTTTCAATAGTCTCTTGAATCACAAAATTATTCTGTTGTAGCttcaaaattgtgaaattttatttttcgccTATGTCGAATTTGACGAAATAGGGAATtggaaaattttgttcccaGCAACTCAAAATGTGTAATGCAGAGTGTTCATATATTCCAAgatatttatcaataataaaatttctctTCCCTCAATCGATAAGACATGCTAATGGAGTTTGAAAATTGTGCAAAATTCTATTTTTCCGCCTATGTTGATTTTAACCAAATTTTCGGTAATGGATTAtacataaattcaaaattttgtcccAACAACTCAAATTGCGTGATACCGAGTGTATTAAGATGTGCAGATAAATTGATAGGGAAGATATTCTATTCAAGTCGCAAGTTCTTGCAATTTTAAGTTATTCGAGTTTTTTGGTAGTAATTCgatatcttaccaaaattttggcTAAGAAGTCGTTACTTTCTCGAAGAAATGCTGTATATGGCCGCCGTCATTGGTTGGGAAAATAGCATTAAATTGACAATTATTTTCTGAACTTGTATACAAAATTCTGAATATAAACTTTTTTGTCATATAGTTTCAATGTTTTCCCGATTTACACAAAAATACTCTTCTGTAAAATCTGTTAAATTTACACCTAACGGACTGATTTTTCACCTTATTAGTAAAACGATGAAGTGATACTCAAAAATTGGTTACCCTTTTCCGCTCGACAAGAAATAGACTCGAACCCGTGTTATGAAGTACGCCGTTCGCAAGAAGAAGATCAACCTAGTTGTTTTGGGCCAGCACCGTATTTTTCACCACCAGCTACAGAGGTAATGTTCCTTGCCTTATTTGACGCTTTCAAACATCAATACTTTTCTGACATCAAAGCAAATAGCATTGCAAAAATTAGATATGtaactttcaatatatttttcgaaaCCACACCCTGCTTCCAAGAGCCAAGACTGTCCTTATCTTTACATAGATTCAATTTTCTGAAACGTTTCGAAACATAACACTAATGAATAACATTCAACTTTAAGCTGAAGTTCAAAATCTTATTTCCGCTTTAAAGTTTACGCTGCAACAAACTTATGGCGTGACGCAAGCTTAGTAAACGCTTTATATGTTTCCTAATACAGAAATTCAATGATTTCCTGATTTGCACAAAAATATCCTTAAGGCTAGAAATAATCTGGAATTAttggaaagcattgtagtcaaaagctgtttatttttcatattcacaTGTAAGAATATGTTTTATtagaatttattataaaataaaagagTTTAGAATCCCTGACTAAGGCTGTACACCCTTCttataccctttatcagttgtatacccgaATCATATTCCGGCATACACTTGGGTATATATCGTATGTCATGTGATTTTGTAACGTGTCAAGTAGACAATGCTATGATTGGCTTTGTAAGTCCACGTGTGGGTGACGTATTTATGTTTAGGCCAATCACACTACAAGTCGATAGACATTAAAATCTATTAGTTCTTGATTCTTGGCTGTCACTATCTGTCGTCATATTAGTCAATGTGCTTCAATGTTAAACTGTTATCGTTTGATTGTGCTGAACTGATGTatgttaatttaaataaataaataatacaaacgtaTTATTACATGGTGTCAGAAGTGAAAGATTGATCATCATGAGTAATTTTAACTCTCCCAGAAACCTTTGCCTCGAAGGAAATCTAAGCGAAAACTAGAGAAAATTCAAGCAacagtttgaaatatatttagcaCCAGGTGACCGTGTGAAGTCGGATAACACAAATGTAGCAATATGACTCAATTTTGTCGGAGAAGATGCGGTagaaatttattataattttgattttgcgGAAGCCGACGACTGAGAGAAACGTGATAAAGTCATCGAGAAGTTTGAAAACTATTGCAATCCTAGAAAAAAATGTTGTGAAAAAGAGCTCGTTCGCCAAGACTGGTAGGACGCGACAATGGAAAAACGTAAAACATTGCAAATACTGTGATGGTAGTCACGCACCTATAGAGCATGACCAGCTTTTGGAAAGAAGTGTCGATTTTGCAAGAAAATTGGACATTTTGAGAAAGTATGCAGGACGAAGAAGACTATAAATCAAGAAAAGGAAGAGTAGTGAGTTTGATCTCTAAGACGAAGATGTTTTGATGTTTTCGGTCGATAGCGAGACTGAAAAGAAACG contains:
- the LOC120327013 gene encoding 2',5'-phosphodiesterase 12-like — protein: MADARIDRSKFRVLCYNILAEFHAWTDVGRSFNYPYCPEKFLKSGYRRKLVLSQLAEYNADILCLQEVDENAYRSLFLPELSKHGYSGTFVRKSDIPEGCATFYRNCSLTLIVFEQIVLSDALRSERNSDLYNKIKCNEKLLETVISRGTSLSMMLLETTANELLVVINVHLFWDDRGGHIRAIQSQLVVREMEHFIQRCMISDTNLANKLLARIVAGDYNSDPYSAAVQLMTDGKVPSNHSDWFAMGEEEYQPGIELLGKIKYQSACGYPAYTSFVPEFRKCIDYIYIIIYIYIYVSIL